Genomic window (Psychromonas sp. L1A2):
TTAAAATTTTGTCGTGATTTTTCTGCTTTTTTTAATTCACGATAAGCATAAAGCATATGAGAAGTAGAATTAACTTTTGTTGATAAAACTAATGAGGCTTTTAGTAGTTTGATGGCTTCTTCGTCGTCTTTGCCAATAAGCATCCCAGCGAGAGGAATTTGTGCTTTAATTTGGTATATTTCACTTTTTATTTCTTTTGCTATATCCAAAGATCTTCTGTAATAAATAATAGCGGCTTCATCATCTTTTTCAGCACGATAGATATTAGCAAGAATACGAGCAGTCAGGGATTCATTGGATTTTTCATTTTCTCTTTGATAAATGATATGCGCTCTTTTTATTTTTTCCTTAGCTGAGTCATATTTCCCAGAGTTAAGGTCTATCACCGCGAGCTCTCGTAATGCAGAAGCCATTGTTTTAGCATTGACTTCTTTTTCAGGTAAATCAATTGTTAAATGATAAAATGATCTAGCCTGTTCAAACTCTTTTAATCGAGTATAAATAAGGCCTATTTCATTCGATGTTTTTGCAATGCCGCTTGAATTATTGACTTCCTGATAATATAGATGAGCTTTATAAATATATTCCAATGATTTTTCATAAAGACCGATATACCGATAAATAATGCCCGCCCCCATTAAAGCTTTCCCTTCTCCAACAGGGTCATTAATTTGTTTATGTACTTCTAATCCTTTCATTGAGTAATCAAGTGCAATGTTATAATGACCAAGATATCGTTCTGCCTCTGCCAGCGTATTTAACGTGCGAGCCATCAGCTTACGATCTTGTATTGTCGTATATATATCTAATGCATTTTTATAAGAAGAGGCAGTTAATTCTCTATTTTTTAGGCGTTTATATGACTCTGCTAGTTTAGTATAAGTTTCACCAAGCTCTTTTTGAACAACTCTGTCATTACCTTTGAGATACGCTAAGGCCTCAATATATTGTTCAATTGCATTTTCATAATGCTTTTGTCGATAGTAACTTTTGCCTTTAACAATAATGGCTAAGGCAATAGGGAAAGGTTTTCCATAATCTTTTGCTATAGAAATAATATCATCTGCTTTCTCATTCGCTTGGTAATAAAGCTTTTGATCTAAGAATGAATTTATATAAGCGACAAAAGTAATTATATATTGTTCTTTATCGCCTAACTTGTCATATATTTTAGAGGCTTGTAAAAAGTGAAACATTGATTGTTTAGTGTTCTTTTGTTTTCTTTCTAATTCCCCTAAAAGTGAGTGAGCATCAGCGGTTATTTTTTCGTTATTATTCTTTTCAGAAAGTTGAAGTGCTTTTTTCGCCAAAATAATACTTTGTTTTCGATTACTGTTTAGTTGAGACGCAGCTTCAGTTATCAGTTCTTTTTCTGTTAATACAGAGAACTCACTTTGTGCAATAGAAACTTGAGGTGAATTTTCTTGTGAATGAACAATACTAGTAAAAAAAACAAGAGTAAAAAGTAGGAAAAATCGAATGGTATAACTGGCAAATAATTGCTTAAAAGAGGCCAAAAGTATTGTAATATAAACACTTTCACCTCGACCGAAGAAAAGTGTAAGAGAAAATCCGCATAGGGTTGAGCCAAACCGCATAGTTACTACCTAAATATTTGTCCTTTACGGAAATAACCGCAAATAGGTTAAAAGTAAATATATTTAAAGATTCTAATGTGTAATTTAAGATCTGGGGGGTACACGATGAATTAAATTTCACACATAACTGTCAGATTAAAAAATATAGAAAAGCTTTATATTCAACATTTACTAATACTGAATAATGACAAGAATGATAAATACCTGACACTTACATTAGTAGTATTTTATTAATAAACAATAAAGATGCAATAATTTATCTTATTTTAGTCAATTTGTCATTTTTATAACTATTTAAACTAATTTAATGCTAGCTACCATTGATTTTGAAACATGGTTTAAACTGAATTGGAGCTTTAAACTGAAAACTTCCAAGTAATCATTCTGATCCTTCCTTAATATTTCCTATTTAATGACAATAATAAATACCAGATATGACTTAAAGAGGTTGATTTAAAGTGGTTTAATTTGAGACAAAGGTTATTGATGTAAAATTAATGAAAGGCTTAAGTCAGACTAGGTTTAAGAATAAAATGATATGGAAAACTTAGTTGTACTTTTATATCACACTGACAACAGTCCATAATGTATTGTTAATCTATAAAACTTATTAACAGACTTTAAATTTTATATAATATTCATTATTTATCTTTTTCATAATAATTTATTTAATAGATACAACATCAACCCATTTAAAAAGAAATATTTAGTGAGTGCTTTTAACATTAATAAATTCAACAACAAACAATAACTCTTATTGGTTATTCTTTTGCTTTTATCAATCAAATTATTATAAATAAACGACAAACACATGATATAGTCAACTATTTACCATTTTTGATATTTATATTGTCTTATTGGTTTTTTATCTACTATCTTTTGATTTGAATATTTTAAAAAGAAAAGGAATTCTTTAGTGCCTAGAATTATAAGGCTGTCTATTTGTTTACTTGTATTATTTAGTAACTCGCTATTTGCAAAAGAGTTACAACAGGTAACATTGCAACTCTCATGGTACGAGCAATTTCAATTTGCTGGTTATTACATGGCTAAAGAAAAAGGTTTCTATAATGAAGAAGGCTTAACCGTTGACATAAAACCTTTCGACGTTAAAAATCAGCCTATTACTCCTCAAAAAGTTGCTGATGGAGACATTGACTTTGCAGTAGCAAAAGAAACCCTCATTCTCTCAAAGTCACATAGTAAAAGAATAGTGTTTCTATATGCATTATTCCAATCAAGTCCACTTGTATTATTAAGCACTAAAGCATC
Coding sequences:
- a CDS encoding tetratricopeptide repeat-containing diguanylate cyclase, which codes for MAKKALQLSEKNNNEKITADAHSLLGELERKQKNTKQSMFHFLQASKIYDKLGDKEQYIITFVAYINSFLDQKLYYQANEKADDIISIAKDYGKPFPIALAIIVKGKSYYRQKHYENAIEQYIEALAYLKGNDRVVQKELGETYTKLAESYKRLKNRELTASSYKNALDIYTTIQDRKLMARTLNTLAEAERYLGHYNIALDYSMKGLEVHKQINDPVGEGKALMGAGIIYRYIGLYEKSLEYIYKAHLYYQEVNNSSGIAKTSNEIGLIYTRLKEFEQARSFYHLTIDLPEKEVNAKTMASALRELAVIDLNSGKYDSAKEKIKRAHIIYQRENEKSNESLTARILANIYRAEKDDEAAIIYYRRSLDIAKEIKSEIYQIKAQIPLAGMLIGKDDEEAIKLLKASLVLSTKVNSTSHMLYAYRELKKAEKSRQNFKASLSYAEKEIELFRLIQKEREDKEIVLVKAKLYSHKKEVELAELKEKTRLDQLEIVKKNNEIELSKQDQKIAELELTKNKYANLILVTLLLICLFTVWFIYRQFNHSRTLNRKLDYLAARDPLTNCYNRRTLFDLMNQSFVDLESLGEYCVIMVDIDRFKEVNDTHGHNVGDTVLRGIANILQTGVRQDDITVRYGGEEFCLVLSGVVPEQAMRIVETIRKKVEASYFDGVTVTCSFGVTSIQFNAQTPAELIHQADLALYKSKQNGRNKVTLWNEKLGK